The Acidobacteriota bacterium genome has a segment encoding these proteins:
- the rpmA gene encoding 50S ribosomal protein L27 — protein sequence MAHKKGQGSSRNGRDSNPQHLGVKRYGGQFVTGGSIIVRQRGTRFFPGENVGRGKDDTLFATSDGVVRFQ from the coding sequence ATGGCTCATAAAAAAGGACAGGGTTCCAGTCGCAACGGTCGCGACTCCAATCCCCAGCACCTCGGGGTCAAGCGTTACGGTGGCCAGTTCGTCACCGGCGGCTCCATCATCGTGCGTCAGCGGGGGACTCGCTTCTTCCCCGGCGAGAACGTCGGGCGGGGCAAGGACGACACCCTCTTCGCCACCTCCGACGGCGTGGTCCGCTTCCAGGA
- the rplU gene encoding 50S ribosomal protein L21, with product MYAVIETGGKQYRVQPGDVIDVELLKDAGNRGSEVHFDRVLMVSGDDGTQIGSPVLDGAKVSAELVDRVRGPKVLVFKMKRRKQYRRTRGHRQDLMRVRIKDIQA from the coding sequence ATGTATGCTGTGATCGAAACAGGCGGCAAGCAATATCGGGTTCAGCCCGGCGACGTGATCGACGTGGAGTTGCTCAAGGACGCGGGCAACCGCGGCAGCGAGGTTCACTTCGACCGCGTGCTGATGGTCTCCGGCGACGACGGGACCCAGATCGGCAGCCCGGTGCTCGACGGCGCCAAGGTCAGCGCAGAGCTGGTCGACCGCGTGCGCGGTCCCAAGGTGCTGGTGTTCAAGATGAAGCGCCGCAAGCAATATCGCCGGACCCGCGGCCATCGCCAGGACCTGATGCGCGTCCGCATCAAGGATATCCAGGCCTGA